A DNA window from Halomicrobium mukohataei DSM 12286 contains the following coding sequences:
- a CDS encoding PQQ-dependent sugar dehydrogenase: protein MGGNRASSRGISRRRFLRRSGAIVGVGLVAGCTGSNPNDGTRTTSEGGTDTPAGPAALGYDLSVTHELTEWDRYDPDWEPPSDSPREEYTAEVLATGLEVPWDLSFAGEDTLFVTERTGRITEFDSGTLRTVAEPSDIIDAAAIEAGSDESRWRLTGGEGGLLGVAAHPSYPDPPVVYVYYTAETSEGKRNRVVAFDASAPAPDETVVPVVDEIPADTYHNGGRIAFGPADYLWITTGDADPGLEHTEQTRDPASLAGKVLRVRPDGSPPPDNPDSTSDADPRVFTYGHRNPQGIDWLPDGTPIITEHGPGAGDELNVLRPGVDYGWPVVRNSGDHERYPETEFQSPVADASSWAPAGGVFYTGESVPSLRNRFVFGGLISQRVTAATITPADGPQPADGHERRHDASWYDADYRAGTSGLLSEELGRVRHVEQGPEGDLYAITSNRDGRANGPFPRDDDDRLVRIRPA, encoded by the coding sequence ATGGGTGGCAATCGAGCCAGCAGCAGGGGGATCAGTCGCCGTCGGTTTCTCCGACGGAGCGGTGCGATCGTCGGCGTCGGCCTCGTCGCCGGTTGTACGGGATCGAATCCGAACGACGGCACTCGAACGACGAGCGAGGGCGGTACCGACACGCCGGCCGGCCCCGCGGCGCTCGGATACGATCTCTCGGTGACCCACGAGCTCACAGAGTGGGACCGCTACGATCCCGACTGGGAACCGCCGAGCGACTCGCCCCGAGAGGAGTACACCGCGGAGGTGCTGGCGACCGGGCTCGAAGTGCCCTGGGACCTCTCGTTTGCGGGCGAAGACACGCTGTTCGTGACAGAGCGGACCGGCCGTATCACCGAGTTCGACAGCGGGACGCTGCGGACGGTCGCCGAGCCGTCCGACATCATCGACGCAGCCGCGATCGAGGCGGGCTCCGACGAGAGTCGGTGGCGGCTCACCGGCGGAGAAGGCGGTCTGCTCGGCGTCGCCGCCCACCCGTCGTATCCGGATCCGCCGGTCGTCTACGTCTACTACACGGCCGAGACGAGCGAGGGGAAGCGCAATCGGGTGGTCGCCTTCGACGCCAGCGCACCAGCTCCCGACGAGACTGTCGTCCCGGTCGTCGACGAGATCCCGGCCGACACCTACCACAACGGCGGTCGGATCGCGTTCGGACCGGCCGACTACCTGTGGATTACGACCGGCGACGCCGATCCCGGACTCGAACACACGGAACAGACGAGAGACCCCGCCTCCCTGGCCGGGAAAGTCCTCCGCGTTCGGCCCGACGGGTCGCCACCACCGGACAACCCCGACAGCACGTCGGACGCCGACCCGCGCGTGTTCACCTACGGCCACCGGAACCCCCAGGGTATCGACTGGCTCCCGGACGGGACCCCGATAATCACCGAGCACGGACCCGGCGCTGGAGACGAGCTCAACGTCCTCAGGCCGGGCGTCGACTACGGCTGGCCAGTGGTCCGGAACAGCGGCGATCACGAGCGATACCCAGAGACCGAGTTCCAGTCGCCGGTCGCGGACGCCTCGTCGTGGGCCCCGGCCGGGGGCGTGTTCTACACCGGCGAGAGCGTTCCGAGCCTGCGGAACCGGTTCGTGTTCGGTGGCCTGATCAGTCAGCGAGTCACGGCCGCGACGATCACGCCCGCCGACGGGCCACAGCCCGCAGACGGACACGAGCGACGCCACGATGCCTCGTGGTACGACGCCGACTACCGGGCCGGGACCAGCGGGCTCCTGAGCGAGGAACTCGGCCGTGTCCGCCACGTCGAACAGGGACCGGAGGGCGATCTCTACGCGATCACGTCGAACCGTGACGGCCGCGCGAACGGACCGTTCCCGCGCGACGACGACGATCGACTGGTCCGGATCCGTCCGGCCTGA
- a CDS encoding transcription factor: MAFEDLLEDPVIQKYLHELVGPKGMPVAAAPPDGEVTDEELAEELGLELNDVRRALFILYENDLASYRRLRDEDSGWLTYLWTFKYENIPEKLEEEMHRLLDALEDRESYERDNEFYLCERCGIRFEFDEAMEFGFQCPECGDQVESMENTRLVDAMDERIAKLRDELNVDHEREDAEA, from the coding sequence ATGGCTTTTGAGGACCTCCTGGAGGATCCTGTGATACAGAAATACCTCCACGAACTCGTCGGACCGAAAGGGATGCCGGTCGCCGCCGCGCCGCCGGACGGCGAAGTGACCGACGAAGAACTCGCCGAAGAGCTGGGACTGGAGCTCAACGACGTGCGTCGGGCGCTGTTCATTCTCTACGAGAACGACCTGGCGTCGTATCGGCGACTCCGGGACGAAGACTCGGGGTGGCTCACCTACCTCTGGACGTTCAAGTACGAGAACATCCCGGAGAAGCTCGAAGAGGAGATGCACCGCCTGCTCGACGCGCTCGAAGACCGCGAATCGTACGAGCGAGACAACGAGTTTTACCTCTGTGAGCGCTGTGGCATCCGCTTCGAGTTCGACGAGGCGATGGAGTTTGGCTTCCAGTGTCCCGAGTGCGGTGACCAGGTCGAATCGATGGAGAACACGCGACTCGTCGACGCCATGGACGAACGGATCGCGAAGCTCCGCGACGAACTCAACGTCGACCACGAACGAGAGGACGCCGAAGCCTGA
- a CDS encoding DUF2110 family protein, protein MVVLATKLYVDGDARQRALDSLTSLVGNELADLDVEYDVGIRDDDFPSVTITGPDETIARNLLGEEFGEIVPTLEAGETYVGTLDSWDDDGFVLDVGHGDSVRIPADEIGLGRGSPEQVRTRFGLVQHLPLEFVNDDPPRLSDAAQDELYEWTRGQGRVNVNSATRAEVRATVNRAGHAQDIVTVERVGLLEQSIVCRDETDPPGLVSSIGQYLPSELLCIVP, encoded by the coding sequence ATGGTCGTACTCGCAACGAAGCTGTACGTCGACGGCGACGCTCGCCAGCGTGCGCTCGACTCGCTGACCTCGCTCGTGGGGAACGAACTCGCGGATCTGGACGTGGAGTACGACGTGGGGATCCGCGACGACGACTTCCCGAGCGTCACGATCACGGGGCCAGACGAGACGATCGCCCGGAACCTCCTGGGCGAGGAGTTCGGCGAGATCGTCCCGACCCTCGAAGCCGGCGAGACCTACGTCGGCACGCTCGACTCCTGGGACGACGACGGGTTCGTCCTCGACGTCGGCCACGGCGACTCCGTCCGGATTCCGGCCGACGAGATCGGACTGGGCCGGGGGAGTCCCGAACAGGTCCGGACCCGCTTCGGACTTGTCCAGCATCTCCCGCTGGAGTTCGTCAACGACGATCCGCCACGGCTCAGTGACGCCGCCCAGGACGAGCTGTACGAGTGGACCCGAGGCCAGGGCCGCGTCAACGTCAACAGCGCGACCCGGGCAGAGGTTCGAGCGACCGTCAACCGCGCCGGCCACGCCCAGGACATCGTCACCGTCGAGCGCGTCGGCCTGCTTGAACAGAGTATCGTCTGCCGTGACGAGACCGATCCGCCGGGGCTGGTGTCCAGCATCGGCCAGTACCTGCCCTCGGAGCTGCTCTGTATCGTCCCATGA
- a CDS encoding DUF5803 family protein: MRRRGLVLAAVLALVALSGCTSLLGPGEPDPQQLNESADYDWDSSVNASITLEKNASAHVYGTENRSELRVYERDALGQETHLEIRALQYRYPNGTVVTADHSALSVSQTRERTIIDVPNETAGQVAFTAPRQGKRYSTPVFVEGATNLTLPPGARVGVPLLSQVNPPAGERSVTDNRMTLTYENVTAQTIRVRYYLQRDLLIFGSVFGGGIVLAIGGSVYYWRQIQSLKRKREETAIDIDTDGDDFGDDGPPPGMR; encoded by the coding sequence ATGAGGCGTCGGGGTCTCGTGCTCGCTGCGGTGCTCGCACTCGTCGCCCTGAGTGGCTGTACCTCGCTTCTCGGGCCGGGCGAACCGGACCCCCAGCAGCTCAACGAATCCGCCGACTACGACTGGGATTCGAGCGTCAACGCCTCCATCACTCTCGAAAAGAACGCCTCTGCCCACGTGTACGGTACCGAGAACCGCTCGGAGCTACGTGTGTACGAGCGCGACGCGCTGGGCCAGGAGACCCACCTCGAAATCAGGGCGCTCCAGTACCGATATCCGAACGGGACCGTCGTCACCGCCGACCACTCGGCGCTGTCGGTGAGCCAGACCCGCGAGCGGACCATCATCGACGTACCCAACGAGACCGCCGGACAGGTCGCGTTCACCGCGCCTCGACAGGGCAAACGCTACTCGACGCCGGTGTTCGTCGAGGGGGCGACGAACCTCACCCTTCCGCCGGGGGCTCGCGTCGGGGTCCCGCTGCTCTCGCAGGTGAACCCACCGGCCGGCGAGCGATCGGTGACGGACAACCGGATGACGCTGACCTACGAGAACGTGACCGCCCAGACGATCCGCGTGCGCTACTACCTCCAGCGTGACCTGCTGATCTTCGGCTCGGTCTTCGGGGGTGGGATCGTCCTGGCGATCGGCGGGAGCGTCTACTACTGGCGACAGATCCAGTCGCTGAAACGAAAGCGCGAGGAGACCGCCATCGACATCGACACGGACGGCGACGACTTCGGCGACGACGGGCCGCCGCCGGGCATGCGGTAG
- a CDS encoding competence/damage-inducible protein A, translated as MHVALVTVGDELLAGDTVNTNAAWLGRQLADRGVSVERTTVVPDRLADIARVVNEYHAEYDAVVVTGGLGPTHDDKTIEGVAAAFGRDVVESEEALSWLEEHGGYERADLTDGTGHVPEGARVLPNHEGVAPGCIVENCYVLPGVPAEMKRMFEEIEDAFDGDGRHVTVVETDEPESALLDRLAAVQERFPVKVGSYPGERVSVKFEGTDRELVQEAAAWFEARVDSVDD; from the coding sequence ATGCACGTCGCGCTGGTCACGGTCGGCGACGAACTACTCGCTGGCGACACCGTCAACACGAACGCCGCGTGGCTCGGCCGCCAGCTCGCCGACCGCGGAGTGTCGGTCGAACGGACGACGGTGGTCCCGGATCGGCTGGCGGACATCGCCCGCGTCGTCAACGAGTACCACGCCGAGTACGACGCCGTCGTCGTCACCGGCGGGCTCGGACCGACACACGACGACAAGACGATCGAGGGCGTCGCCGCCGCCTTCGGCCGTGACGTGGTCGAGAGCGAGGAAGCGCTGTCGTGGCTGGAAGAACACGGCGGCTACGAGCGTGCCGATCTCACCGACGGCACCGGCCACGTCCCCGAAGGGGCGCGTGTGCTGCCCAACCACGAGGGCGTCGCGCCGGGCTGTATCGTCGAGAACTGCTACGTACTGCCGGGTGTCCCCGCAGAGATGAAACGGATGTTCGAGGAGATCGAAGACGCGTTCGACGGGGACGGGCGACACGTCACCGTCGTCGAGACCGACGAACCCGAGAGCGCGCTGCTGGATCGCCTCGCCGCGGTCCAGGAGCGGTTCCCGGTGAAAGTCGGCAGCTACCCTGGCGAGCGTGTCAGCGTCAAGTTCGAGGGAACCGATCGGGAACTCGTACAGGAAGCGGCGGCGTGGTTCGAAGCGCGGGTCGACTCCGTCGACGACTAG
- a CDS encoding ATP-NAD kinase family protein — MRRIGVVVNPIAGMGGRVGLKGTDGKVEAARERGAEPRAPERAATALAALREYGDEIEVLTWGEPMGAGAARDAGFEPVVLGEPAGDETTREDTRAAVRAFREHGVDLVFFVGGDGTAVDVAEELGEETPMLGVPAGVKVYSSVFGVSPRAAGRIAARFTDTERAEVNDIDEDEYRRGEVVTELRAVVRVPQADERQSAKQLGGGTVETLAEAVAEEARSGVTYVLGPGSTVGAIKSALGFDGTTLGVDVWRDGAVLVRDGGEAEIVDALGEDNVVIVSPIGGQGFVFGRGNQQLSPAVIERCEIEVVASRAKLDDIGVLRVDTGDPELDEQLRGWLRVRVGAFERRLVEVA; from the coding sequence ATGCGCCGAATCGGTGTCGTCGTCAACCCCATCGCTGGGATGGGTGGGCGGGTCGGACTCAAAGGGACGGACGGCAAGGTCGAAGCGGCTCGCGAGCGGGGGGCCGAGCCCCGCGCACCCGAGCGTGCGGCCACCGCGCTGGCCGCACTCCGGGAGTACGGCGACGAGATCGAGGTGCTCACTTGGGGCGAGCCGATGGGTGCCGGGGCGGCTCGGGACGCGGGGTTCGAGCCGGTCGTGCTCGGGGAGCCAGCGGGCGACGAGACGACGAGGGAGGATACGCGGGCCGCCGTACGTGCCTTCCGCGAGCACGGGGTCGATCTCGTGTTCTTCGTGGGCGGGGACGGCACCGCTGTCGACGTGGCCGAGGAACTCGGCGAGGAGACGCCGATGCTCGGCGTACCGGCCGGCGTCAAGGTGTACTCGTCTGTCTTCGGCGTCTCACCGCGTGCGGCCGGCCGTATCGCCGCCCGCTTTACCGACACCGAACGGGCGGAGGTCAACGACATCGACGAGGACGAGTACCGCCGAGGCGAGGTCGTCACCGAGCTTCGGGCCGTCGTTCGCGTCCCACAGGCAGACGAGCGCCAGTCCGCGAAGCAACTCGGCGGCGGCACCGTCGAGACGCTGGCCGAGGCCGTCGCAGAGGAGGCACGATCGGGAGTCACCTACGTCCTCGGACCCGGCAGCACCGTCGGCGCGATCAAGTCCGCGCTGGGGTTCGACGGCACGACCCTGGGCGTCGACGTGTGGCGAGACGGGGCGGTTCTCGTCAGGGACGGCGGCGAGGCGGAGATCGTCGACGCGCTCGGCGAGGACAACGTCGTGATCGTCTCGCCCATCGGCGGACAGGGGTTCGTCTTCGGCCGGGGGAACCAACAGCTGTCGCCGGCCGTCATCGAACGCTGTGAGATCGAGGTCGTCGCATCGCGGGCCAAGCTCGACGACATCGGCGTGTTGCGCGTCGACACCGGCGATCCGGAACTGGACGAGCAGTTGCGGGGCTGGCTCCGGGTGCGCGTCGGGGCCTTCGAGCGCCGTCTCGTCGAGGTCGCCTGA
- a CDS encoding phosphate signaling complex PhoU family protein, which yields METRKVQRLGPSTLAMTLPAEWASAHDVEKGDEVSLRISGNGALTVLPESVQAEESEAIIYAANLDADAVERAIVAQYVLGRRIIHIDAGEGETLPSEHINAVYNAETQLMGLGVIEERPERIAIRCSVDPEDFTLNNLLERLESTGSTMRNEAVKSLAHGNPDLAQRALNRERQANKIFVLLLRLIFTSYQNPNLARAVGLDDGFPLIGYRSIAKNLELTADNAEDIAEIALESDDHTLTVESSTMRRIRDFTDQVNEITEKAVTATVERDYDTAIEVRETYAEIGDRETEILDDLPEMGNESLLQVREVLVSLQQTAEYAVRNAEIATNLALNEESEHTEIK from the coding sequence ATGGAAACCCGAAAGGTACAGCGGTTGGGCCCTTCGACGCTCGCGATGACGTTGCCGGCAGAGTGGGCCAGCGCCCACGACGTGGAGAAGGGCGACGAAGTGTCGCTGCGAATCAGCGGCAACGGTGCCCTCACCGTGTTGCCCGAATCGGTGCAGGCAGAGGAGTCCGAGGCGATCATCTACGCCGCCAATCTCGACGCCGACGCCGTCGAGCGAGCGATCGTCGCCCAGTACGTGCTGGGCCGCCGGATCATCCACATCGACGCTGGCGAGGGCGAGACGCTCCCCTCGGAACACATCAACGCCGTCTACAACGCCGAGACCCAGCTGATGGGGCTGGGCGTCATCGAGGAACGCCCGGAACGCATCGCCATCCGGTGCTCGGTCGACCCCGAAGACTTCACGCTGAACAACCTCCTCGAACGGCTCGAATCGACCGGCAGCACCATGCGAAACGAGGCCGTCAAGTCGCTGGCCCACGGCAACCCCGACCTCGCACAGCGCGCACTCAACCGGGAACGCCAGGCCAACAAGATCTTCGTGCTCCTCCTTCGGCTCATCTTCACCTCCTACCAGAACCCCAATCTGGCGCGGGCGGTCGGCCTCGACGACGGCTTCCCGCTGATCGGGTACCGATCGATCGCGAAGAACCTGGAGTTGACTGCCGACAACGCCGAGGACATCGCCGAGATCGCCCTGGAGTCCGACGATCACACGCTCACGGTCGAGTCGTCGACGATGCGTCGGATCCGCGATTTCACCGATCAGGTCAACGAGATCACGGAGAAAGCGGTGACCGCCACCGTCGAGCGCGACTACGACACCGCAATCGAGGTCCGCGAGACCTACGCCGAGATCGGCGACCGGGAGACCGAGATTCTTGACGATCTGCCGGAGATGGGCAACGAGTCGCTCCTGCAGGTGCGAGAAGTCCTCGTGAGCCTCCAGCAGACCGCCGAGTACGCCGTCCGAAACGCCGAAATCGCGACGAACCTCGCGCTCAACGAGGAGTCCGAGCACACCGAGATCAAGTAA
- a CDS encoding LEA type 2 family protein — MRRSLTVGLAGVLGIALVLGGGVALGVLGTPSLAGVDNQFGPVNETTTVVHTDLHLRNPNPIGVRLGNVRVNYSVAMNDVTLASGQRDGVRVPTGNSTLNLTTAIDNEQIPVWWYTHVDNGETTAVDIDARVETPLGEASLGQSRAIETDIAGQFDSTETRPVEANRPFVRDPVLYINRTRGAWDRPNVTRQQTPLDLSFTVYNPKSVPYTVSKVGYDVTMNGVPVGEGETDRGYLLEPRTTETIRANAAIRNDRLDEWWVSHIDRDQVTDLRIDFYLLVEVGEEQFRIDLDAIDYEQRIETDIFGTKATNESATTDEATPASASNDSATTGADSRTTETDSDDGLDPTGSEVTETTVTGTETTPTATPTETDDGILDGGSETGDGVL, encoded by the coding sequence ATGCGTCGATCGCTCACAGTCGGCCTCGCTGGCGTCCTGGGGATCGCGCTGGTCCTCGGTGGCGGCGTCGCGCTCGGTGTCCTCGGCACGCCCAGCCTCGCGGGCGTCGACAACCAGTTCGGGCCGGTCAACGAGACGACGACGGTCGTCCACACCGATCTGCACCTGCGCAACCCGAATCCGATCGGGGTCAGACTGGGGAACGTACGCGTCAACTACAGCGTCGCCATGAACGACGTGACACTCGCCAGCGGACAGCGAGACGGCGTCCGGGTGCCGACCGGGAACTCGACGCTGAACCTCACGACGGCGATAGACAACGAGCAGATTCCGGTCTGGTGGTACACCCACGTCGACAACGGAGAGACGACGGCGGTCGATATCGACGCGAGAGTCGAGACGCCGCTCGGCGAGGCCTCTCTGGGTCAGTCACGGGCGATCGAGACGGACATCGCCGGGCAGTTCGACTCGACGGAGACGCGACCGGTCGAGGCGAATCGCCCGTTCGTTCGCGACCCCGTCCTGTACATCAATCGGACGCGAGGGGCCTGGGACCGACCGAACGTGACGCGCCAGCAGACGCCGCTGGACCTCAGCTTCACCGTCTACAACCCCAAGTCCGTTCCCTACACCGTCTCGAAGGTCGGCTACGACGTCACGATGAACGGCGTCCCCGTCGGCGAGGGCGAGACCGACAGGGGGTATCTCCTCGAACCGCGGACGACAGAGACGATCCGAGCGAACGCGGCGATCCGCAACGACAGACTCGACGAGTGGTGGGTCAGCCACATCGATCGGGACCAGGTCACGGATCTACGGATCGACTTCTATCTGCTCGTCGAGGTGGGCGAGGAACAGTTCAGGATCGATCTCGACGCGATCGATTACGAGCAGCGGATCGAGACCGACATCTTCGGCACCAAGGCGACAAACGAGAGTGCGACGACTGACGAGGCGACGCCGGCGTCAGCGTCGAACGACAGCGCCACGACAGGAGCAGATAGCAGAACCACAGAAACAGACTCCGACGACGGACTCGATCCGACGGGCTCGGAGGTAACAGAAACGACCGTCACCGGGACGGAGACGACGCCAACGGCAACGCCGACCGAGACCGACGACGGCATCCTCGATGGTGGATCCGAGACCGGCGACGGCGTGCTCTGA
- a CDS encoding DUF7525 family protein, with protein MATTSSKTDMSVGLGLLFSIVAVVASVATGVFGYSYALEHARAVQVNGGIAFGVAMLAAGLAIVAIHAFDD; from the coding sequence ATGGCAACAACGTCGTCGAAGACGGACATGAGCGTCGGACTGGGGCTGCTCTTCTCGATCGTGGCGGTCGTCGCTTCGGTCGCGACAGGGGTCTTCGGCTACTCGTACGCGCTGGAACACGCCCGTGCAGTGCAGGTCAACGGCGGGATCGCCTTCGGCGTCGCGATGCTGGCGGCGGGCCTGGCGATCGTCGCGATCCACGCGTTCGACGACTGA
- a CDS encoding DUF7123 family protein codes for MGEISEEDRQILDYLRDSVSRGQSYFRAKNIADQLGLSSKQVGARLPRLAEEADEVDIEKWGRSRSTTWRVTLS; via the coding sequence ATGGGAGAGATCAGCGAGGAAGACCGGCAGATCCTCGACTACCTGAGGGACAGCGTCTCCCGCGGGCAGAGCTACTTCCGCGCGAAGAACATCGCCGATCAGCTCGGTCTCTCGTCGAAGCAGGTCGGTGCCCGGTTGCCGCGACTCGCCGAGGAGGCCGACGAGGTCGACATCGAGAAGTGGGGACGATCCCGCTCGACGACGTGGCGCGTCACGCTGAGCTAG
- a CDS encoding SRPBCC family protein, which yields MTVRVERTMTVPASPERVWEFIADPDRRAAPISVIERWETHDDGSATWHLALPIPLIDSTVAVETSDDERRAPDYVSFTGRSKVMSVRGEHELEAIERDDADVATRLTNRFVVDGRIPGVERFFKRNFDAELENLERALLADIEDRP from the coding sequence ATGACTGTCCGGGTCGAGCGGACGATGACGGTACCGGCGTCGCCCGAGCGTGTCTGGGAGTTCATCGCGGACCCGGACCGACGCGCTGCGCCGATCAGCGTCATCGAGCGATGGGAGACACACGACGACGGCTCGGCCACGTGGCACCTCGCGCTCCCGATCCCGCTGATCGACAGCACGGTCGCCGTCGAGACCAGCGACGACGAACGGCGGGCTCCCGACTACGTCAGCTTCACCGGCCGATCGAAGGTGATGTCGGTGCGGGGAGAACACGAACTGGAAGCGATCGAGCGGGACGACGCGGACGTGGCGACGCGACTGACGAACCGGTTCGTCGTCGACGGTCGAATCCCGGGCGTCGAGCGGTTCTTCAAGCGCAACTTCGACGCCGAGCTGGAGAACCTCGAACGCGCGCTGCTGGCCGACATCGAGGACCGCCCATGA
- a CDS encoding carbon-nitrogen family hydrolase yields MKIALAQHRVEAGTVEANVERATAMIERAADRGVGLVALPELFATGYFAFDAYARTAESLTGPTLTRLRETAAEQDLALLAGSIVEDLAASHAAGIETPATEGYANTSVLFDSDGRRRSVYRKHHLFGYGSAEQDLLEPGERIQTADIGGFTVGVTTCYDLRFPELYRELADRGVTLVLVPSAWPYPRVEHWSVLPKARAVENLTYVAAANGVGTFDGEALLGRSTVYDPWGTPIASTGDEPALVTADLDPDRVAAVRESFPALDDRRQP; encoded by the coding sequence ATGAAGATCGCGCTCGCACAGCACCGCGTCGAAGCGGGCACCGTCGAGGCGAACGTCGAGCGAGCGACGGCGATGATCGAACGAGCCGCCGACCGGGGTGTGGGACTCGTCGCGCTGCCGGAGCTGTTTGCCACCGGCTACTTCGCCTTCGACGCCTACGCTCGCACCGCCGAGTCCCTGACGGGGCCGACGCTGACGCGCCTCCGAGAGACGGCGGCCGAGCAGGACCTCGCCCTCCTCGCGGGGTCGATCGTCGAGGATCTGGCTGCCAGCCACGCGGCCGGCATCGAGACGCCGGCCACGGAGGGGTACGCCAACACCTCGGTACTGTTCGACAGCGACGGCCGGCGACGCAGCGTGTACCGCAAACACCACCTCTTTGGCTACGGTTCGGCCGAGCAGGACCTCCTGGAGCCGGGCGAGCGCATCCAGACTGCCGACATCGGGGGTTTTACCGTCGGCGTCACGACCTGCTACGACCTCCGGTTTCCGGAGCTCTACCGGGAACTGGCCGACCGCGGTGTCACGCTCGTGCTCGTCCCGAGCGCGTGGCCCTACCCCCGCGTCGAGCACTGGTCGGTCCTGCCGAAGGCACGTGCCGTCGAGAACCTCACGTACGTCGCGGCGGCAAACGGCGTCGGCACGTTCGACGGCGAGGCGCTGCTCGGTCGCTCGACGGTGTACGATCCGTGGGGGACGCCGATCGCGTCGACGGGCGACGAGCCGGCACTCGTCACCGCCGACCTCGATCCGGATCGGGTCGCCGCCGTCCGCGAGTCGTTCCCGGCGCTCGACGATCGCCGTCAACCCTGA
- a CDS encoding PQQ-dependent sugar dehydrogenase: MTDETTAVTRRRSMLATIATGLGGLVAGCDGRSVGQRSPTETDDDAGVAVDRVAESFTAPWSVTPLPSGDRLLVTERPGRLWLVSLPDGEKSELTGVPSVHARGQGGLLDSELHPEFEETPWVYLTYASANDGGESTTALARGRLNVDSGSLEAVERLHVAEPFVESNGHFGSRVAFGRDGTVYQTVGDRQFKDFGPQHVAQDLTTELGVTLRLEPDGSVPDDNPFVDEPAAADAVYSYGHRNAQGMAVHPDTGAIWQSEFGEQDGDEINVLRPGGNYGWPVADEGCTYGSGDPIGVAHADRDDVVGPVYSWPCGSGGFPPSGMTFYTGAAFPEWDGDLFVGGLASQSLARFTVDGTDVTEAEQLLSGRGWRIRDVAQGVEDGHLYVAVDADDAPIVRLSPA; this comes from the coding sequence ATGACCGACGAGACGACAGCAGTCACGCGGCGTCGTTCGATGCTGGCCACGATCGCTACCGGCCTCGGCGGCCTCGTGGCCGGCTGTGACGGGCGGTCGGTCGGACAGCGATCACCGACCGAGACCGACGACGACGCCGGGGTCGCCGTCGATCGCGTCGCGGAGTCGTTCACGGCTCCGTGGAGCGTCACACCGTTGCCCTCGGGCGATCGGTTGCTCGTGACCGAACGGCCGGGTCGGCTCTGGCTGGTGTCGCTGCCGGACGGCGAGAAGAGCGAACTGACCGGCGTGCCGTCGGTCCACGCTCGGGGGCAGGGCGGCTTGCTCGACAGCGAACTCCACCCCGAGTTCGAGGAGACGCCGTGGGTGTACCTGACCTACGCCAGCGCGAACGACGGCGGAGAGTCGACGACGGCGCTGGCTCGCGGACGGCTGAACGTCGACAGCGGCTCGCTCGAAGCGGTCGAGCGGCTCCACGTCGCCGAGCCCTTCGTCGAGTCGAACGGCCACTTCGGCTCCCGGGTCGCTTTCGGCCGGGACGGCACAGTCTACCAGACGGTCGGTGATCGACAGTTCAAGGACTTCGGCCCCCAGCACGTCGCCCAGGACCTGACGACGGAACTCGGTGTGACGCTGCGCCTCGAACCCGACGGCTCGGTCCCGGACGACAATCCGTTCGTCGACGAGCCGGCGGCCGCCGACGCCGTCTACAGCTACGGCCACCGCAACGCCCAGGGCATGGCCGTCCATCCCGACACCGGCGCGATCTGGCAGAGCGAGTTCGGGGAGCAGGACGGCGACGAGATCAACGTCCTCCGGCCCGGGGGCAACTACGGGTGGCCCGTCGCCGACGAAGGCTGTACGTACGGTTCGGGCGATCCCATCGGCGTGGCACACGCGGACCGCGACGACGTGGTCGGGCCGGTCTACTCCTGGCCCTGCGGGAGCGGTGGCTTCCCACCCAGCGGAATGACGTTCTACACCGGCGCGGCGTTCCCGGAGTGGGACGGCGATCTGTTCGTCGGCGGGCTGGCCTCGCAGTCTCTCGCTCGCTTCACCGTCGACGGCACCGACGTGACCGAGGCCGAGCAGTTGCTGTCGGGACGCGGGTGGCGAATCAGAGACGTGGCACAGGGAGTCGAGGACGGACACCTCTACGTGGCCGTCGACGCCGACGACGCGCCGATCGTGCGCCTCTCGCCTGCGTGA